In a genomic window of Erinaceus europaeus chromosome 12, mEriEur2.1, whole genome shotgun sequence:
- the LOC107522321 gene encoding small ribosomal subunit protein eS21-like — translation MQNDAGGPWTVYVPRMCSGSNRIIGAKDHASIQMNVAEVDKITGRFNGQYTTYEICGPIRRMGESQESIL, via the coding sequence ATGCAGAATGATGCAGGTGGACCTTGGACCGTGTACGTTCCGCGGATGTGCTCTGGCAGCAATCGCATCATCGGTGCCAAGGACCACGCGTCCATCCAGATGAACGTGGCTGAGGTCGACAAGATAACCGGCAGGTTCAATGGCCAGTATACAACCTACGAGATCTGCGGGCCCATCCGCAGGATGGGTGAGTCGCAGGAATCCATTCTATGA